A DNA window from Candidatus Eremiobacteraceae bacterium contains the following coding sequences:
- a CDS encoding tetratricopeptide repeat protein gives MIEAAGLQRGFPPATDGHIAVNNLESACQQSWSRFWRAPEQPGVAELIVEQEQLVAQFLGDVNALERLEALVNQLDRVGDEPMRTALIHAQVASMEHRFAEARDLLAHAKSLGAPRTAAERLSFSINQACGTRLEDVLAARRRMAESRRLEDLVPLGALLADLREFDEADWIYQRALLEYRDVWPFAPAWVCFQLGVLWGELIAEPQLSRAAQWYRKAIEYLPNYVKARVHLAETYLDWGRPGDAEALLIPALSSGDPEVHWRLADVLTAMGKDAEAEAQIQTARSRFEDLLRKHLLAFADHGAEFYAGSGNDAARALDLARVNVENRPTLRAYEQAYSIAAGAGDERVACEILGAATERWAKTAGFRRSPLASA, from the coding sequence GTGATCGAAGCGGCGGGTCTCCAAAGAGGCTTTCCACCGGCCACGGATGGGCATATCGCCGTCAATAATCTGGAGAGCGCGTGCCAGCAATCATGGAGCAGATTCTGGCGAGCGCCTGAACAACCCGGGGTCGCGGAACTGATCGTCGAGCAAGAACAGCTCGTGGCGCAATTTCTCGGCGATGTGAATGCGCTCGAACGCCTGGAAGCTCTCGTGAATCAACTCGACCGTGTGGGAGATGAGCCCATGCGGACGGCGCTCATCCATGCACAGGTCGCGTCGATGGAGCATCGTTTCGCCGAGGCCCGCGATCTTCTCGCGCACGCCAAATCGCTTGGCGCTCCACGGACCGCTGCTGAACGCCTGTCGTTTTCCATCAATCAAGCCTGCGGTACTCGACTCGAAGATGTGCTCGCGGCGCGACGGCGGATGGCCGAATCCCGGCGCTTGGAGGATTTGGTGCCGCTTGGCGCTTTGCTCGCCGACCTGCGTGAATTCGACGAAGCCGATTGGATCTATCAACGCGCGCTGCTGGAGTATCGGGATGTCTGGCCGTTCGCTCCTGCATGGGTTTGCTTCCAACTCGGCGTTCTGTGGGGCGAGCTGATAGCCGAACCACAGCTGAGCCGTGCTGCGCAATGGTACCGCAAGGCCATTGAGTATCTGCCGAACTACGTGAAAGCGCGCGTACATCTTGCGGAGACCTATCTGGATTGGGGCCGTCCTGGCGACGCGGAAGCCCTGCTGATCCCGGCGCTCTCAAGCGGCGACCCTGAAGTGCATTGGCGTCTCGCCGATGTGCTGACTGCGATGGGGAAGGACGCGGAGGCCGAAGCGCAGATTCAGACTGCGCGATCGCGCTTTGAAGATCTGTTGCGCAAGCACTTGCTCGCGTTTGCGGACCATGGGGCGGAGTTCTATGCCGGCAGCGGTAACGACGCCGCGCGGGCCCTTGACCTGGCAAGGGTCAACGTCGAGAATCGCCCGACGCTTCGGGCCTACGAGCAGGCCTATTCAATCGCGGCAGGCGCCGGCGACGAGCGGGTCGCTTGCGAGATCCTCGGTGCTGCGACAGAGCGCTGGGCTAAGACGGCCGGGTTTCGGCGGTCGCCCCTGGCGTCGGCGTAA